The following is a genomic window from Deltaproteobacteria bacterium.
GCCAACTTGACAAACTATGGGGTTTCCCATTACTGCTCGAAAAACAAATGGAGGTGAACTCATGCCCTTAAAGGTAATGCGAATAGAAGATGCCCCGATCAAACTGATGCGCTGGGACCGCGGCAAGGCGCTCCGACTGGTCGACGAAGCCGACGGCGCCAAGAACGTCGACGTGCATATCAATCTGATCAACGTCGACTCGGGCCCCGGCCCGACCCACTATCACGCGAAAGCGGAAAACATTTACGTCGTCCTGGAAGGCAACGTCGAGGCGATCGTCGAGGGGAAAAAGTATCGCCTCGGTCCCGGCGAGGTCGCCTTCA
Proteins encoded in this region:
- a CDS encoding cupin domain-containing protein, with translation MGFPITARKTNGGELMPLKVMRIEDAPIKLMRWDRGKALRLVDEADGAKNVDVHINLINVDSGPGPTHYHAKAENIYVVLEGNVEAIVEGKKYRLGPGEVAFIPPGVRHQAGNCGDTIARVLEIYAPAGEDFHIVDDSENKPR